From the genome of Labeo rohita strain BAU-BD-2019 chromosome 12, IGBB_LRoh.1.0, whole genome shotgun sequence:
GCTTTTCCACTCACCAGCTGCACTAGAATTACACGCACAGCTGTTGCAGTCACCCGGACTTAGTCATGATGACATTTTACACAGATTTTGTCGCATTGCTAGACTATGATAGTATATACCTTACTGATAGTGagtgtgtgtatctgtgtaaACTGCAGTGATTATATGATcaaattatgtgtgtgtttaaataaaGAGTGTGCAAATTcagggtgtgtgtttgttttgactCTTCATGAGTGAATATACTAGTCAAGAGGATTATACATGCAGAAGCATGTGGTATGTgctaacaaaacacaaagagagtcttttaattaaatgcatagGCTGTCAAATCTTCCTAGAATTCATTTAATCAAATTGAGATACCAAAACACACTAAATCTTTGCAAACAGGTGGGTCAGAACTTCGTTAAATACTTTAGTTTTAGGTAACTTTGAAGTAAagcttcactttatttattattaagaaatacatttatttccgTTTATATCTATCTGTACGTACAATTGAGGTCAGACGTTTTACATcttgaatctgcaaaatgttaattatattaccaaaataagagggatcatacaaaatgcatgttatttttttttttagtactgacctgaataagatattttacataaaagatgcttaaacaatagttgaatttataaaaaccaccccgttcaaaagtttacatacacttgattcttaatactgtgttgttacctgaatgatccacagctgttttttcgtttagtgatagttatttatgagtctcttgtttgtcctgaacagttaaactgctcactgttcttcagaaaaattctttagGTCTcacaaaatctttggtttttcagcatttttgtctgtttgaaccctttccaacaatgactgtatgctttgaggacaactgagggactcaaatgcaactattacagaaggttcaaacactcactgatgcttcagaagcaaaaacaatgcattaagagcgggggtgaaaacttttgaacagaatgaagatgtgtacattgttcttattttgcctaaatatcctatttttttatttagttctgcccttcagaagctacttacatgtttcccaagacaaaaataataaggtaaatttaccctgatctttaaattccaaaagttttcatccctaaatgcatggtttttccttctgaaacatcagtgtgcgtttgaaccttctgtagtagttgcatataagtcccgcagttgttcagaacaaacaagggactcatgaacaactatcactaaacaaaaaaaaaaaaaacacagctgtggatcattcaggtaacaacacagtattcagAATCAAGTTTATGTAACCTTTTGAGCAgggtcaactattattttctcatatggactatatgtacacatcttttatgttaaatattttattcaggtcagtactaaataaaaaataacatgcattttgtatgatccctcttattttgtaaaataattaacattttgcagattctacttTACACAAGAGAACgcacacaactattaaaaacagtatttgtttaTTGGCCTAATAATTGGCTTTTATCATTGACATAAGTTGTTATACAACAGTATAAAATTatacaacataaaaacaaagtgAAAACAAAGTGTCAGTGCAATTTAAGAACAATGCAAAACAATACCcttataaacatttttcatacAGATTTTCCTTTAAGCTGCTGTTTTATCTTGGCAGCAGAATGGAATGTATGAATGATGGACATATTAACGAGTAACTGAACAGAAATCAGTTTGAACACGACTCGTTTGCAGTTGTCAGTTCATGTTCTTCATATTAAAAACTCTTGTGAATGAGGGCAGGTGAGCTCCTGTTCTCATCTGAGCGACGACAAGCCGGTTTTCTGCAGAATCCAATGGTGATAGTTGCTGACTTTAGCATAAACTCCAGGACGGAAGGATCTGGCACATCCTTCTCCCCAGCTAACCACGCCAAATAGAAACATACGGTCGCGTACGCGACACACCAGCGGTCCGCCAGAGTCACCCTGCaacaagccaaaaaaaaacatgcattaaccTGACAGGCTTTTCTTGCTTCTGAAGGATAAAATGTGTAATAACTTTACATGTggcctgtaaaaaaaaatccttaaaatagggaacaatgtactgtattaataGGAAGGATGTAATTTTCTGTTATGATTTTGTacagatgttttatttatttatttttttaaaaatatatatatatttattatgtttgtattttatattgtattatatattgtatatatatcatCTTTTCATGCAATCAGACATGTCTGAAGTTTAAGACcatgatttgcatttttttaaacaaataaatatttaataaatgtaaaaaataaataagtaaataatagtaaaataaataaataaatactaatccTAGATTAAAGGTTTTAATAACATCATTACATGCTAGAATATCTAAGAGTTGCAGatcctaaataaaaaattgattattaaattaagttgttcacttctttttaaaataaagtaataattaatCTTTATCAGTGAATTGACTGTCAAAATGATGACTttattgtttggttttattGTTGCAAAGTCGGCTTAATAGGACAGGCTAAATATCACTATTTTAAGGTGGCGGTACAGAcattttctgattttaaaaCTAGTTACTTTTCAtgcaatttattatatattagaatAGTTTTTCCATCAAATTTTCTCGGCAAAGAGCAATGCCTTTATTGCTTTAGAATAGCaatgctaaattaataaaaagtacatatttgtgcCCAATTAGTAGTGCTATGATATGCATTTTATATCCCAGCACATTTCTAAGGATGATTATTGTTTAAGTATGATTAAGTCGTTTCTGGCTCACCTTACACGAGTCCGCGCTCCAGTCAGGAGTCCCCGCACATAGCATGTTGTTTGTGATCATGTTGCCGTAATATTCTTTACTCGAACACGCATCGTGTGACAGCAAGTTGACCTTTGCTTCTTTGAGATACTGCGAGTAATACCACGAccctacaacacacacacaaacacacacacacacacttgatgAATAAACTTTATTTGTGCAAACAGAACAAACACAGTCCGAACACACACTCGTCTCATACCTTCTTGTTCTCTGCCGTATCCAGTGACTTCACAGGACGTCCCGGCACTGAGTGACTGATGCGCTTCAGGGATGCAAATCGTCTTGACTGAACTGGACTCTTTAGCACAGCGACCGTCAGGTCCGTGGATCTTCAACAGCGCTGAACACAGAGCAGTCAATCAGATGTTAATGACAGTCTAATGTATGACTAAACTCATGAAGCTAATTTGACTTTGCTGAAAAGATCAGCATATGCTGAGTTTTGGTTTCTGAATGCTTCTTTACTAGTTTAACCAGCCAAATTTTACAGGTCAGCCAGCATCACCAGAACCAGTCTTTTCAGAAAGTTGATGTTAAGAAatctgtttacatttattcactcagcagaattttagttttttattaaaagtgaatTGTGCAAATGTGTTGTTGCATGTTTAGGCTTTACTTTAGTTAGTTCTCAGAGCGCTGGGTTAGTCAGTATTACCGATGTCGTTGTTGAAGTTGCCGTCTGTGTTGTCGAAGTTTTCATGGATGAAGAGCTTAGAGACCGTGAACTCCTGCTCTCTCTGAACGTCCGTCTCATTGATGGCGTTCTTCCCCAGAAATACTGACAGTTTATTGGTGTTAGTCTGAGCGCTGAAAACAAATGAGAAGAGAAAAACgtgtaaatatatttccaaaaaaacatcAATCCATCCTTTCTTCCATTCATTTCCCCTGCTTCCAATTTATTCTTGCGTTTTatccaaatgtatttattatgaaGGGCCTAAAAAGAGAGACAAGACAATAgaagaaaatatgcatttttgtttgGAAACGAAAAATGTTGCCACTGAAACAATTTTCTCACTCgcatatgtgatcctggaccacaaaaccagtcataagggtcaattttttgaaattgagatttatacatcatataaaagctgatatgacaatatttggccgagatacaactatttgaaaatctggaatctgaggctgttaaagttgtctaaatgaagttcttagcaatgcatattactaatcaaaaattaagttttgatatatttatggtagcaaatttacaaagtatcttcatggaacatgatcttcacttaatatcctaatgatttttggcataaaagaaaaatgtatcattttgacccatagaaCGTATTGTCAGCtatcgctacaaatatacccgtgccacttatgacttgttttgtggtccagggtcacccATTTTGTCTGCATTTGCGTTCACAAGAGAAATGTTTGCATTCGTCCGCAAAATGCACAATTTTTCAGGGGAATGCAAAAGTTTGCAAATGATTGAAATCTTAAAATCTAGTTTCCATCGCCAAAATTGTTGCGTTCCCTTAATAAATGCTGTGTTGGCTCATAAAAAGCAGTTTCTCAGGGAAATGCAAAAGTTCGTGAGTGAACGTAAAAGCACTGTAGTAAAATCGCTCTTTCTCTCTATCTCTTTTTCTCcctcctttttattattttccatcACAAGAACATGCATTACCTTTAAAACGCTTCCTTCACTCgcgaaaaaaaaatcatggggaaaaaactttttttttttcttcccatcACCAGAACTTAAGCGCTCCtccaaaaaacattgtttttctcATAAACCTTTTGCGAGTgaacaaaaaaactttagatATCTTTATGTAACACAGCATTTGATTCAAAAACTtgagagtgttttcacaatgcgTTATCcattggccatattggcggcactgaatgtaaacaatgcaactgaaccgaacgaaactcgcatattttgctgattattgctgttgaaaatggtcgattattgtcatgtttgggctgtactaattggtcagaatggaaaaagaaaaacattcagaGTATAGATTGCCAAATTGCCAAACTATAGATTGCCAaatgttataacaaatcaagaagaagagtgcaaaaaactgtctgaggtacaaaagtttgtggttggccaaactgaactaggatttccagggcaagaatcttgacaacatttacttttgttcttatcatttccagtcaggtaggtaaaatattaggctaatatcttaattaacactgctcatacatatctttaccacctattaactttagtttgtcaaaatattgcaccctctCCTGCATACTAAGCCATTCTCTACAAGATTTAGCAGCTCCACACatttttagacagcataaatgagcagaacaacatattcagtagtacattaaccatgcaatcaatgctgttgtttacatccgagtatcgccagtaTGGCCTCACATCCGGGTAACCAAGTCCGCGTTTATTCCCGTTGCCGCCGGTTGTTTTTCCATGTCCGCGAAATTCTATATTTAACCAGGGAAATCCCGCCAAGAACTCAATTTTTACCAGGGGACCCTCACTAAAACATGATTGGGCTAGTGTTGAGTAGCAGTTGGCCTCTATTTTCCCTCACTGTGACTTTTGCGTTAACGTGCATGGACAACGTCACGATTTTCAGTGGTATGAAAAAGTTTTGGTTTCTAGGGGAAGGCAAAAAAGGAAGTGAACGCGAAAGTACTGTAATATAAAATTTGTGTTCGTTTGCAACAAACGCAATGTTTCTCAGGGGGACGCAAAAGCATTGACACGtctgtgttttcttctcatCTGCCCGGTTTGCTTTGTGTACTAATTTACCCGTCAGGGAAGCAGTGTGCGGCCGTGAGGACCCAGCAGGGCGAGATGAGACTCCCGCCACAGGTGAACGTTTTCGCGCGTGTGCTCCTGCTGAACACCGCCGCCATCCAGGGGTGGCGCTCAACCGTGCTGAAATCCCCGCCCACAACCTTCATGCTCCGCTCCTCCTTCTGGCCACACTGCCATCCTATTGGATGAGAAACAGCGCAGCCTGTCAATCAAAAAGCAGCTAATATAGACAGATGCTGCACAATGATGCACATCAAATGATCTCTTACCTGACTGAGCGACTGTCAGACTGTCAGGACTCACATTGGTACCTGGATCAAACAATTTCATGTGTCAGTTATGTACAGGTATTtagtaatattacattaattcaGTGAAAAGTACAGAATCGTACCGCGATCAAGTTTTGCACAGCGTGGAATATCACATTCCTCTCTAATGATAGTCCTGGGTCTTGTCCGTACGAAACACCACGGTCTGCGGCTGAAGTCTGGGTTTCTGTGGGTATTAAAACATGATGGATGAAGCCGACATGAGAGAAATCAACAACACACAGAAATAGCAGCTGAATGACTCAGGATTCAGCAGCAGTAGCTGCTGCACAGGCTCAGACAGGTGTGCAAGGTGTGTTTGTGAATATTTCTACAGGAGATGTTCACGTCTAGACTTGAGAATATGGTGGTATGTCACAAATCCTGCCAAGAACATGTCTAGATCATACGATAAATTTGCTTTGCACTGTGACCAAATTCTCCCTATACTGTAAATgcatatgtatatactgtatatataaactgtGAGGTATTATACATTATGCTGATACTGTTGTACTGTaatgtactgtttttaattaatgttgaaTTTAATAAGAATGTAATACTATGTTGATTTAAAAAGTGTGGATTTACATAATCATCAAAACTTTGTTAAATAGTGTATAACAGTATTGATATACTATATTAtagtgaaatataaataaatatgcttaattgtcattaaaataatagcacaatgcaataaataaataaattaataaatcttaattatcaaatgaaataaataataattattacattatataaaaatgtactgtaaaaattattgcatttatttatttatatagtaatatgtatatatcataataacacaatgcaataaataaattaataaatcttaatcaccaaaaaagcttaattttcttaatgcaaaaatgtataaaataaaataaataaattattacattatataaaatgtactgtaaaaattaaatattgcatttatttatttgtacggTAATataaaaagcttaattttcttaatgcaaaactaaaaaaaaaaaaaaaaaaaaattaatacattatataaaa
Proteins encoded in this window:
- the plaub gene encoding plasminogen activator, urokinase b encodes the protein MSPFGLLSLVIAFAAFTVCGAQRRLFLGGLRDKSGVLCLNGGMSLMTVSGRHMLCICADGFSGSNCETDNSVSCFDGIGLHYKGPVSKSVSGRECVEWDSDLVHEIGAFPKNLGPGRHNHCRNPDFSRRPWCFVRTRPRTIIREECDIPRCAKLDRGTNVSPDSLTVAQSGWQCGQKEERSMKVVGGDFSTVERHPWMAAVFSRSTRAKTFTCGGSLISPCWVLTAAHCFPDGAQTNTNKLSVFLGKNAINETDVQREQEFTVSKLFIHENFDNTDGNFNNDIALLKIHGPDGRCAKESSSVKTICIPEAHQSLSAGTSCEVTGYGREQEGSWYYSQYLKEAKVNLLSHDACSSKEYYGNMITNNMLCAGTPDWSADSCKGDSGGPLVCRVRDRMFLFGVVSWGEGCARSFRPGVYAKVSNYHHWILQKTGLSSLR